One window from the genome of Methylomarinovum caldicuralii encodes:
- a CDS encoding glycosyl transferase, producing the protein MGDFFQNGVVTTLHRLSDRPLEALEEELIRFSRHRPMSLVLPSLYSELEGRALPAILEELARVPYLNEIVIGLDRADEDQFRHAREFFGRLPQHHRILWHDGPRLRELDRLLASQGLAPQEPGKGRNVWYCYGYVIASGKADVIALHDCDILTYSREMPARLFYPVANPALNYRFCKGYYYRVAGGRIHGRVTRLMLTPLVRALKTVIGPLDYLEFLDSFRYPLAGEFSMRVDVVREIRIPSDWGLEIGVLSEVHRNHAHSHFCQVEIADAYDHKHQPVSQDNPEAGLAKMSMDICKALYRKLATMGCVLHQETFRALKATYYRIALDFVDRYYSEARINGLAFDRHAEEQMVELFAQHIWLAGEQFLENPMETPFIPSWNRVVSALPDFLDRLYQAVEEDNA; encoded by the coding sequence ATGGGAGATTTCTTTCAGAACGGCGTCGTTACCACCCTGCACCGCCTGTCGGACCGGCCGCTGGAGGCGCTGGAGGAGGAGCTGATCCGCTTTTCCCGCCACCGGCCCATGTCGCTGGTGCTGCCGTCGCTGTATTCGGAGCTGGAAGGGCGGGCGCTGCCGGCGATCCTGGAGGAACTGGCCCGGGTGCCGTATCTGAATGAGATCGTCATCGGTCTCGACCGGGCCGACGAGGACCAGTTCCGCCACGCCCGGGAATTTTTCGGCCGCCTGCCCCAGCATCACCGCATCCTGTGGCATGACGGGCCGCGCCTGCGGGAACTGGACCGGCTTCTCGCCTCCCAGGGGCTGGCGCCCCAGGAGCCGGGCAAGGGGCGCAACGTCTGGTACTGTTACGGCTACGTCATCGCCTCCGGCAAGGCCGACGTCATCGCCCTCCACGATTGCGACATTCTCACCTACAGCCGCGAGATGCCGGCGCGGCTGTTCTATCCGGTGGCCAACCCGGCCCTCAACTACCGTTTCTGCAAGGGCTATTATTACCGCGTCGCCGGCGGCCGCATCCACGGCCGCGTCACCCGCCTGATGCTGACGCCCCTGGTGCGGGCCCTGAAGACCGTCATCGGCCCGCTGGACTATCTGGAATTCCTCGACAGCTTCCGCTATCCCCTGGCGGGGGAGTTCTCCATGCGCGTGGACGTGGTGCGGGAGATCCGCATCCCAAGCGACTGGGGCCTGGAGATCGGGGTGCTGTCGGAAGTCCACCGCAACCACGCCCACAGCCATTTCTGTCAGGTGGAGATCGCCGATGCCTACGATCACAAGCACCAGCCGGTGTCCCAGGACAATCCGGAGGCCGGTCTGGCGAAGATGAGCATGGACATCTGCAAGGCGCTCTACCGCAAACTGGCGACCATGGGCTGCGTCCTCCACCAGGAAACCTTCCGCGCCCTCAAGGCCACCTACTACCGCATCGCCCTGGATTTCGTCGACCGCTACTACAGCGAAGCTCGCATCAACGGCCTGGCCTTCGACCGTCACGCCGAGGAGCAGATGGTGGAACTGTTCGCCCAGCACATCTGGCTCGCCGGCGAACAGTTTCTGGAAAATCCGATGGAAACCCCCTTCATCCCCAGCTGGAACCGGGTGGTGAGCGCCTTGCCCGATTTTCTCGACCGGCTCTACCAGGCGGTCGAGGAGGACAACGCCTAG
- a CDS encoding Uma2 family endonuclease codes for MTAVKQASRPTVEEYLDFEQKSFEIKHEYLAGEIWAMVGGTDRHNLVALNLASFLKAKLRGTPCRTFMADMKLRIDAADAFFYPDVFVTCDRRDRDERLYKRHALFVAEVVSPSTELFDRGRKFHCYRQSPSLQEYWLIDPNRIAVDVYRRFGDDWLLHGYDADDGEIPLAALELTIGVGELYEDVL; via the coding sequence ATGACCGCGGTCAAGCAAGCATCCAGGCCCACGGTTGAGGAATACCTCGACTTCGAGCAGAAAAGCTTCGAGATCAAGCACGAATACCTGGCCGGCGAGATCTGGGCCATGGTGGGCGGCACTGACCGCCACAATCTCGTGGCCTTGAATCTGGCCAGTTTCCTGAAGGCGAAATTGCGCGGCACCCCCTGCCGCACCTTCATGGCGGACATGAAACTGCGCATCGATGCCGCCGATGCTTTCTTCTATCCCGACGTCTTCGTCACCTGCGACCGGCGCGACCGCGACGAGCGCCTCTACAAGCGCCACGCCCTGTTCGTCGCCGAGGTGGTCTCCCCTTCCACCGAGCTTTTCGACCGCGGCCGCAAGTTCCATTGCTACCGCCAGTCGCCCAGTCTGCAGGAATACTGGCTCATCGATCCGAATCGCATCGCGGTGGATGTCTATCGCCGTTTCGGCGACGACTGGCTGCTGCACGGCTACGACGCCGACGACGGGGAGATCCCGCTGGCCGCCCTGGAACTGACCATCGGCGTGGGCGAGCTGTATGAAGACGTGTTGTGA